The DNA window GCTCTCGATTAAGTTCTGCCCAGCGTACAGCTTCATTGTGCAGTGATAAATAATGCTCGAAATCAGGACCGTGTGTTACAAGACCATCGTGATTACACTGTGTTATATGTTCAACTAATATAGATTGACCAAACCCCCTAGAACCTGAATGAACAAGTAGCTGTAAGTGCCGCTTGTCTAATCCCAGAGTATCGAATATTTGTTGATCATAAATGTCTTCAATAGCCTGAAATTCAGCAAAATGATTACCTCCTCCAATGGTTCCAAGGGCATAGTCAAAGTTTGATGTCTTAATTGATTTGTCATTTTTCCTGGCTTCAATCGTGGAAGACCAACTTTTGTCTAGTGGCAATTCAATGTTGGCAAACCGCTTTGATAGTTTTGGTAAGTTTATTTTTGATACTTTTGCTGACGTTTGCCAAAGTGACATGCCACAGCCTATATCATTACCTACTAATGCGGGATAAATTTTGTTTTGAGTGTAAAAGGCGGCTCCAATTGGGTAACCTCTACCTGGGTGTAAATCAGGCATACCTGCAGATTGAAGCATGCCCGGTAAAGTTGATGTTTTAACAAGCTGTTCGATTGCTAGACCTTCTACCCAAGTGTTTTTGGATGCAATAAGGCTTATATTGTCAGTGATTTTTTGGACTGATTTGCCCATAATACCAATTCCTTTAAATAGGATTTAAACGTAAAACGAATTGGCAGGTCTGGTGTTTTTGGTGTGAACTGAAAAACAGATATTAGGTATTAGACTTTCTTAATGTAATAAAAATAGCTAAGTAAACCCGTTATCGGATAAGACCTGCAAAGGATGTCGATGTAATTGTCATAATATTTCTCCTTTACAGTTGAGCGGTGAATTTAAATAGATAGAATTAAACGCGGTGATAATAATCGGTTTACAGTGATAAAGCAATACTATTATTGTCAATTAAATATATACAACAAACACTTACAAAACCATTATTGTTCTTTAATTATAAAATAATTAAAATGCATGCAGTTAATAGTAAGTGTGCATAGTGGAATAACGGCACAATCTATTGTTGAAATCTTTAACCTACCGAGTAAACCGAGATAATTATTTCGGTTATGCTATTGAAATATAAAAAGAGTTAATCATGTTGAAAAAAATATTCGTTGCTGTTTGTACCGCATCACTAGTTGCTTGCGGCGGTAGCGGAGGTGGAGACAGCCGTACTGCACCTACGAAGAGTGCATCAAATCCTGAAGTAATAAACGTATCATTCAAAAATTTAGACGGGGATGTGATTGAACTTGGTGATGAATTGAAGGGCTCATACACTTTTATTTCTGCAAGTATCCCAACTGCAAAAGATGCATCAGATATATTTTGGGAAATAGGAGGTAACTTAGTTCATAAAGGTAGTCGCTATCGTATCCCAATGGACAATAATTATGTCGGACTTGAAATACATTTTTGTGTTAATCCGATTAACCGAGGGGATCGTTTAGAAGGAAATAAAACGTGTTCGACACCACTACTTATCGATAGTAAATATGTACCTGCTACGCCTAAAGTATCAATTCCTAATGCCGCAACCAATAATATTGTTGGTTCTCCTTTAAATGTTTGGGTATTTGATGACAGTGATTATTCTACTACCATTCAGTGGTACCGAAATAGTCAACCAATCTTAGGTATAACTCAAGACCAATATCAATTAACCAGTGATGATGAAGGCCAGAAAGTTTCAGTTTGTGTATTCGATAAGAAAACAAAAATTAAATTAGCTTGCTCAGGTAAAACCAACGCAATTCAACCACAGCAGGGTGAGCGACCAGACGTTGATTTGACGCCGCTACCTCGCAATATTGAGATAGGTCAAAGCCTATATCTAACTTACAATTTCTCAGACCGTGATAGCGATAAAGAAGATACTAGTAAAACATCTTTTAACTGGTATAAAAATGGAACGAGAGTTGCTTCGACACGATCACTGCAGCTCAAAGATAGTATGGTAGGGGCTAAGTTAAAAGGCTGTGTGACAGCTTATGCTCAAACAGGTTTGCCTAAAAACAGTGTCGTAACTTGTACTCCAGAAGAAACCGTCTGGGCTGTTAAAGATTCAAAGCCACGCGCAATGAATATTAGGATACAGGGGGTTCGTTTTGGTGAGCATACCTTATCCGGCCAATATAAATACTTTGATTTAAACAACGATCACCAAACAAGTAGTCTATTTGAATGGAGTGTGATTAAAAATAACATTGATACTGTTGTTAGCCGAGCTCAAAATTACACGCTACAAATTAGCGACGAAGGTAAAGGTAATCAAATTCGATTCTGTGTTACCCCCGTGAATGCAAAAGAGAAAGGCAGTATAGAATGTGTAACCGAAGACATTGCATGGTTTGAAGGACACGGTGAATTTAAAGAAGGTGGTGTGATTACACCCTACTTAGCAGGTTATCCAGATTTTAAACTGTCTTATTGGAAGTCAGCTTCTAAAATGCTAACGACAGCAATGGCGTTAGATTTTACAGATAATAAAGTAAAACCACTAGCTGTCGATACTGCGGACACTAGCTTTAGTAATCTATATCCTATATCGCTATGTGTGTCAGTCGACGATGACATTCAAAATGATGATGATATTTGTCGAGAAATGAAAGCGAACAACAAACTAAAGGGCGGAATGATTTTTGACTTTAATGATCATAGCCGCATAGCAATGAACTATAAACGTGAAGTAAATGTAATTGTAGCAGGGAATAAATATCGTATTAGACGTCCATATACATGGGCAGAATTTAAAGAACTAAATTTAGATAAAGATCCTGGATTTCTTTCTGCCGAGCCAAGCATCATTCGAGAAGGGGGCAATATAGTAAAGGGGCTTAAAATGACACCGAAACAAGCCAATGATTTTTGTTTACGCACCTATGGTGCACCAGGGGTTATTAGCTCTGCAATTAATTTTAGTGACGGTGTTATTCCGTCAGGTAAGCACCAATGGCCTATCTACCTTTCGACACAAGCGTATGTTACAAAAGAGCCAAATGGGATGTTTGTTATTAATTCTAATAAGTACATACCCGCAGACATGAATGGTAAATATGCCTTTGCGTGTTTGGCTGTCGCACCGTAGGAAGCTTAAGCGTTCACAAACCGAATACTTTAAAATTTAGTTATCGACACACATCCTGAAAAAGCTGCTCAGCTAACTGCTTTATGGTATTACCTTCAGGGTGTGTGTGGGCGAATGTTCTTAATCCATATATACCCATCATCAGATAATGAGCGCGATCATCAGCGTTGCGATCGCTGATAATTTCTTTTTGATCAATGGCTTTTTGCAAGACTAAGGTAATAGCTTGTTGCCAGTTAGCGAGATGAAGCGTGATAATGTCGTGTACTTCTTCATCTTGTTCGGCAACTTCATTCAATGCTTTTGTCAGTAAGCAAGCTCGCGAGGTATCACAACTCTGACACTCTAAAA is part of the Moritella viscosa genome and encodes:
- a CDS encoding HTH-type transcriptional activator, TetR family — encoded protein: MRIAEFDREKVLRSAMTSFMDKGYGKTSMQDLKKATGLHPGSIYCAFENKRGLLLAALEQYRLDKNAVFTGIFSGQKPVLTELKSYLDHIVLECQSCDTSRACLLTKALNEVAEQDEEVHDIITLHLANWQQAITLVLQKAIDQKEIISDRNADDRAHYLMMGIYGLRTFAHTHPEGNTIKQLAEQLFQDVCR
- a CDS encoding putative lipoprotein, translated to MLKKIFVAVCTASLVACGGSGGGDSRTAPTKSASNPEVINVSFKNLDGDVIELGDELKGSYTFISASIPTAKDASDIFWEIGGNLVHKGSRYRIPMDNNYVGLEIHFCVNPINRGDRLEGNKTCSTPLLIDSKYVPATPKVSIPNAATNNIVGSPLNVWVFDDSDYSTTIQWYRNSQPILGITQDQYQLTSDDEGQKVSVCVFDKKTKIKLACSGKTNAIQPQQGERPDVDLTPLPRNIEIGQSLYLTYNFSDRDSDKEDTSKTSFNWYKNGTRVASTRSLQLKDSMVGAKLKGCVTAYAQTGLPKNSVVTCTPEETVWAVKDSKPRAMNIRIQGVRFGEHTLSGQYKYFDLNNDHQTSSLFEWSVIKNNIDTVVSRAQNYTLQISDEGKGNQIRFCVTPVNAKEKGSIECVTEDIAWFEGHGEFKEGGVITPYLAGYPDFKLSYWKSASKMLTTAMALDFTDNKVKPLAVDTADTSFSNLYPISLCVSVDDDIQNDDDICREMKANNKLKGGMIFDFNDHSRIAMNYKREVNVIVAGNKYRIRRPYTWAEFKELNLDKDPGFLSAEPSIIREGGNIVKGLKMTPKQANDFCLRTYGAPGVISSAINFSDGVIPSGKHQWPIYLSTQAYVTKEPNGMFVINSNKYIPADMNGKYAFACLAVAP